The window TTGGGCACGGTTATAATGGTGTCGACATACTTCTGCAGTTCATCCCAACCCAGGTCGGCATTCTTCGAGCGGAACTTGCCTTCGAAGTTGAATGGTTTGGTCACCACTGCAACAGTAAGCGCACCAAGCTCTTTTGAGACTTTTGCCACAACCGGGGCTGCACCGGTACCGGTACCACCACCCAATCCTGCCGTGACAAAAACCATGTCGGCACCCTTCAGCGATTCCTTAATATCCTCAAGGGATTCCAAGGCAGCCTGCTCTCCGGTCTCCGGCGTGGCGCCGGCTCCCAGCCCTTTGGTAACACTTGGGCCAAGCTGCAAGCAGACATCAGCCTTTGATTGCATAAGGGCCTGCTTGTCGGTATTGGCTGCGATAAAATCCACACCCTGCAGTCGATTGGTAACCATGGTGTTGATCGCATTGCCGCCACCACCGCCGACACCGATTACTTTTACGACTGCTACACCTTCTACTTCTGCCATTCTGAACGGCATACGGTTCCCCCTGCTACTCAATTAGATTATCGCTTGGGTAATGCGACAACCATAACATTCAAATAGTGCATAATATAGCACTTACACCCGTTCCAATAAACAAAAAATTACAGTCACATGATTTTTTTGACCCAGCCTTTCAGCTTGTCCAGAGCCGATGGTTCCCTGTTCTGAATTTCGCTATTTTTGTTCCTGCCAAATAGCACCAGGCCGGTCGCGGTAGTACAACGTGGCGAGTGAATCTCGTCCAATTTACCACAAACACCTGACGGATATCCTATACGGACAGGCAAATCAAAAATTTGTTCTGCTAAATCGATAATATTTGCCAGCAGCGCGGTTCCGCCAGTGATGACGATACCGCCATTTATCTTATTTTTCTGGCCACTGGCAACAAGCTCCCGATCAATCATTTCAAGAATTTCAATGGTCCTGGCCTCGAGAATGTCAACCAGCACCTTCTGGGTAACCTTTCGGGGCTGTCTGTCTCCGACAGTTGGTACGTCCACCACGAGATTCGGCTTGATAATTGATGAGATAGCCCCACCATAATCTTCCTTCAAGCGCTCCGCCTCCTGCAGGGGAGTCCTGAGCCCCACAGAGAGATCGTTGGTAAGGTTGTGTCCACCGAGACCAATCTCACAGGTATGACGGATGGTACCTTCACAAAAAACCGCTACATCTGTAGTGCCGCCACCAATATCAACCAGCGCTACCCCTAGTTCCATCTCATCAGGGCTGAGGACCGCATGGGCTGAAGCTATAGACTCCAGTACCAGCTCGGCAACTTCAAGATTTGCCTTGTTGCAGCAGGTCACCAGATTGTGTACTGCTCCGATATCCGCGGTGACGATATGTACATTTGTTACCAGCCTTACACCGGTCATCCCCAGAGGGTTCTGAATGCCGGTATGATCATCAACCATGTACTCCTGTGGCATTACATGAATAACGCGCTGGTTCTCGGAAATTTTCACAGTCCTGGCGGCATTGATCACATCGTCAATATCCGACTTTTTGATCTCCCTATTATTTACCGCCACAATACCCGGACTATTAAAACCTTTAATGTGATTGCCTGCGATGCCGACATAGACATAACTCGAACGAAGATTGCATCCAGCCGACTCTTCCGCCAGGCGCACCGCCTCCTTTATGGAGTTCACGGTTGACTCGATATTGACGACTACACCTTTCCTGAGACCGTTTGACGGTACTGTGCCGGTGCCGATTACGTCAACCCTGCCCGGAAAGACCTCACCGACAATACAACAGATTTTGGTGGTACCGATATCAAGACCGACAATGATATCACCAAACTCCCTCTCAACCGGTTCAAGTTGTTCATCTACCGGCTCGATTTCGTCTACCGGTTCGTGTACGACCGACTCAAGTTCTTTGTTTTCTCTCATTTCGTCAACTCGACTCACTCTGTGCAACCAACACTTTACCGTTGTAATAGTCCATTCGGATATACTCCACACCTGAGAGTAAAACTCCTTTTCCCCGTCCTCTGTACAACGAATCAAGCACTCTCAACAAACGAGAATACTTTTGTCTAATTTCACCCCTGCCAAAAAAGATAGGGAACTTGTAATCGACCAGATAAACAACCAGCTCGCCTCTCTCATTTATATGTATCTCCGATACCGACTGGGCCGGAAGATTCGGATTATTCTGGCTCACTACCCGGATGAAATCATAAACATCACTGAAAATCGCTTTCTTCTCCTGCTCATCGTTTACGCGATCCAGGCCGGTGATAACGGGAAAATCAACATCATCCTCAGCTGAAACCCGCAAAAACGGCAATCCGTACCGG of the Desulfosediminicola ganghwensis genome contains:
- the ftsA gene encoding cell division protein FtsA, which codes for MRENKELESVVHEPVDEIEPVDEQLEPVEREFGDIIVGLDIGTTKICCIVGEVFPGRVDVIGTGTVPSNGLRKGVVVNIESTVNSIKEAVRLAEESAGCNLRSSYVYVGIAGNHIKGFNSPGIVAVNNREIKKSDIDDVINAARTVKISENQRVIHVMPQEYMVDDHTGIQNPLGMTGVRLVTNVHIVTADIGAVHNLVTCCNKANLEVAELVLESIASAHAVLSPDEMELGVALVDIGGGTTDVAVFCEGTIRHTCEIGLGGHNLTNDLSVGLRTPLQEAERLKEDYGGAISSIIKPNLVVDVPTVGDRQPRKVTQKVLVDILEARTIEILEMIDRELVASGQKNKINGGIVITGGTALLANIIDLAEQIFDLPVRIGYPSGVCGKLDEIHSPRCTTATGLVLFGRNKNSEIQNREPSALDKLKGWVKKIM